The proteins below are encoded in one region of Asticcacaulis excentricus CB 48:
- a CDS encoding sugar-binding domain-containing protein, translating into MTQLNRRNFLTVSAAGAATASVAGPAEAVETTRMAIPDEGWNLWVDEKAAYKDDVIYLPAQADLKTLPINPPTGGWGALTPEATVTLPATVEQHFWGRFGLRPYNGDEYRYAEDDPVPQNGAYRGVSWWWREITIPASAKGQRVLLHIRGARLRAEVFLNEKLVGYSILSEQPFDCDLTAAMAPGGTNRLAIRITNPGGRYDWRDSTTMMWGKLKLFASHGFGGLDRGMTLSVHPLDSHIEDAWVLNTPEPRKVTAHMQVRFTDKISAEGLAKRGSVLLLGSDGKSVKVKIALKSARIENRVATLVYDLHASDAKLWDLENAHLYNMRFDWKGETGLSSKTVRFGFRWFAVEGIGTSALLRLNGKRIKLYSAISWGYWGYNGMWPTPALARREVEAAQALGLNCLHAHRNVGKHDVFDRQDELGLMRVMEPGGGRHAIGKDLKPGESLSAADAFSRAYMIEKCRLMARTFRSHPSLAHYTLQNEIGANLNNPDVQNVLKIIHDEDPSRTVILNDGFVKRGAAQAMYLAYNDHYFRSDVEPFGGWWVEHQGAGDQWYDKFYQSKDSYIHYQTGKPYIVEFGEMQGCATADNHVLMVADILANGGKSYDLEDHKVIVQNTSAYLDKWGFRKTFPTTESLFLSVGRKVYDAWQNYLENIRIGDEVDIAAISGWETTAIENHSGIVDNLRYFKSPPDLLRNSLLPVRPIAKQRRLVYAAGEAAELDIYLLNDTDAQIRGEMILSLIAPDGTTTEIARYAAPTHVKDQFRYLLAEKVLTPALTKPGINKVQIELKGYPSFVRDLWVVDVASGLKKPVKLAVSGVAKSFRDQLTAITGLTVEDFKAGGKYDAIIASGLKAEEIAKRQVGEQTGLEAQPKAGEKPKLILGELPADVLAAVKAGTPLLAYVPEDGLAEGVAKQLSALELFSYSGQVGNLRAPWMGNWNYLRAHPIFEGLPVDQATSVFHQVEGQPSNGLLIDGPVIGPDGIEVIAAYSRDHDRQNGAASFTVRRDGMRVFLHRLPDMVAPLQQRFLINAIGWLTGTN; encoded by the coding sequence ACGATGTCATCTATCTGCCGGCGCAGGCGGACCTGAAGACCCTTCCGATCAATCCGCCGACGGGAGGGTGGGGGGCGCTGACCCCCGAAGCCACGGTTACCCTTCCGGCCACGGTTGAACAGCACTTCTGGGGCCGCTTTGGACTAAGGCCATATAATGGCGATGAATACCGCTATGCCGAAGACGATCCGGTGCCGCAAAACGGAGCCTATCGAGGTGTGTCGTGGTGGTGGCGCGAGATCACTATTCCCGCCTCAGCCAAAGGCCAGCGCGTCCTCTTGCATATCCGTGGGGCGCGGTTGCGGGCCGAGGTGTTCCTCAATGAAAAGCTGGTTGGGTATTCGATCCTCTCCGAACAGCCCTTTGATTGCGATCTGACCGCTGCCATGGCTCCCGGCGGCACCAACCGTCTGGCCATCCGCATCACCAATCCCGGTGGGCGCTACGACTGGCGCGATTCCACCACCATGATGTGGGGTAAACTTAAACTGTTTGCCTCGCACGGGTTTGGCGGGCTGGACCGCGGCATGACCCTCAGCGTGCATCCGCTGGACAGCCATATCGAAGATGCGTGGGTGCTCAATACGCCTGAGCCCCGTAAGGTTACCGCCCATATGCAGGTGCGGTTCACCGACAAAATCAGCGCGGAAGGCCTCGCCAAACGCGGTTCTGTCCTGTTGCTAGGCTCGGACGGGAAGTCTGTCAAAGTCAAAATCGCTTTAAAAAGTGCGAGGATCGAAAACCGTGTGGCCACATTGGTCTATGATCTTCATGCGTCTGACGCGAAGCTGTGGGACCTAGAAAACGCTCACCTCTACAATATGCGCTTTGACTGGAAGGGTGAGACCGGACTGTCATCAAAGACTGTGCGTTTTGGTTTTCGCTGGTTCGCTGTCGAAGGGATCGGCACCAGTGCGCTTTTGCGGCTGAATGGCAAACGTATCAAACTCTATTCCGCCATCTCGTGGGGGTACTGGGGTTACAACGGCATGTGGCCGACGCCCGCATTGGCGCGGCGAGAGGTTGAGGCGGCGCAGGCTCTGGGTCTCAACTGCCTCCATGCGCACCGCAATGTCGGCAAGCACGATGTCTTTGATCGTCAGGACGAACTGGGGCTGATGCGCGTTATGGAGCCCGGCGGCGGCCGCCATGCCATCGGTAAGGACCTGAAACCCGGTGAGAGCCTGTCAGCAGCCGATGCCTTCAGCCGCGCTTACATGATCGAGAAGTGTCGCCTGATGGCGAGAACCTTCCGTTCGCATCCGTCGCTGGCACACTACACGCTTCAGAACGAAATCGGGGCGAATCTCAACAATCCTGACGTCCAGAATGTTCTGAAGATTATTCACGACGAAGACCCTTCGCGCACGGTCATCCTCAATGACGGCTTCGTCAAGCGCGGCGCGGCTCAGGCCATGTATCTGGCTTATAATGACCACTATTTCCGTTCGGATGTTGAACCCTTCGGCGGCTGGTGGGTGGAACATCAGGGGGCCGGGGATCAGTGGTACGACAAGTTCTATCAGTCGAAAGACAGCTATATCCACTATCAGACCGGCAAACCCTATATCGTTGAATTTGGCGAAATGCAGGGCTGTGCCACGGCGGACAACCATGTGCTGATGGTTGCTGACATTCTGGCCAATGGCGGTAAGTCCTACGACCTTGAAGACCATAAGGTCATTGTGCAGAACACCTCGGCCTATCTCGATAAATGGGGCTTCCGCAAAACGTTTCCGACGACGGAAAGCCTGTTCCTGTCGGTTGGCCGCAAGGTTTATGACGCCTGGCAGAACTATCTGGAAAACATCCGGATCGGTGACGAAGTCGATATTGCCGCGATTTCCGGATGGGAAACGACGGCTATCGAAAACCATTCCGGAATTGTCGATAATCTGCGCTACTTCAAATCACCGCCCGATCTTCTGCGCAACAGCCTGCTGCCGGTTCGGCCGATCGCCAAACAGCGTCGTCTGGTCTATGCGGCGGGTGAAGCGGCCGAACTCGACATCTACCTGCTCAACGATACCGACGCGCAGATTAGAGGTGAGATGATCCTGAGCCTGATCGCGCCGGACGGGACGACGACCGAGATCGCTCGGTATGCCGCGCCGACGCATGTGAAGGATCAGTTCCGTTACCTGCTGGCGGAGAAGGTGCTGACGCCAGCCCTGACGAAGCCGGGCATAAACAAGGTTCAGATTGAGTTAAAAGGCTACCCGTCCTTTGTGCGCGACCTGTGGGTGGTGGACGTTGCCTCAGGGCTGAAAAAGCCGGTGAAGCTGGCCGTATCGGGTGTGGCGAAATCCTTCCGCGATCAGTTGACGGCCATCACCGGCCTGACGGTTGAAGATTTCAAGGCCGGCGGAAAATATGATGCCATCATCGCTTCGGGCCTCAAAGCCGAAGAGATTGCCAAACGTCAGGTAGGAGAGCAGACGGGCCTTGAAGCCCAGCCCAAGGCCGGCGAAAAGCCCAAACTCATTCTGGGCGAGCTGCCAGCGGACGTGCTGGCAGCAGTGAAGGCGGGGACGCCACTGCTGGCCTATGTGCCGGAAGACGGTCTGGCCGAAGGGGTGGCAAAGCAGTTGTCGGCGCTGGAGCTTTTCTCCTACTCCGGTCAAGTGGGCAACCTGCGTGCGCCGTGGATGGGCAACTGGAACTATCTGCGCGCCCACCCGATCTTCGAAGGCCTGCCAGTGGATCAGGCCACTTCGGTATTCCATCAAGTCGAAGGTCAGCCCTCGAATGGGTTGCTGATTGACGGCCCTGTCATCGGGCCGGACGGCATTGAGGTCATCGCGGCTTATAGCCGGGACCATGACCGCCAAAACGGCGCCGCGAGCTTTACGGTGCGCAGGGACGGAATGAGGGTTTTCTTACACCGATTGCCCGACATGGTGGCCCCGCTTCAGCAACGGTTCCTGATCAATGCGATCGGCTGGTTGACCGGAACCAACTGA